The Methanobacteriaceae archaeon DNA window GGGTGCCTATCCCGCTAAGAAAGGACTTAAATATTCCACATCCGACCATGTAGTAAGAGATGTTAATGTTTCATCCGGACAGCTGACATTGGATTCTCAACTGTATTATTTTGATTTGTATTATGATAACGGATATGTTAAAGCTACAATAAGACATCAAGCTACAAATGATTTCACATATGAAGCTGACATTTCTGATAAGATAACATTTGATACATTCTATCCTGCAGTAATGATTTACGATGCTGGAGGACACATTCAATGGGAAAGCATGGACGTGGAGCCATGGACACATGAGGAGGAATAAAAATATGGTAGAAACAGAATGGATAGCAATTGGAAGAGTAACAGGAGATACAGGATCCAAAGGTGATACAGGAGTTGGAACAACAATAAAAGGAAGCTATGATTCATTAGAAGAACTGATAGCTGAACATCCAACCGGTAATGATACAGATGCATATTTAGTGGATGGTAACTTTTATTTCTGGAACGGCAGTCAATGGGAAAACGCAGGAAGCATAAAAGGTGAAACGGGACCTGCAGGGCCCAAAGGGGATACAGGTGATAAAGGTGATAAGGGAGATACTGGTGCGACAGGTAGTAAAGGAGACAAAGGCGATACTGGAGCAACTGGTGAAAAAGGACAACAAGGACCTAAAGGAGATACTGGAGATACAGGAGCTACTGGCGATACTGGACCGGCCGGGGCAAAGGGGGACACTGGAGCTACTGGTACTGCTACTACTATTAAAGGTTCGTATACTACTTACCTGGAACTAATAGCTGCACATCCAACCGGTAATGATGGAGACAGCTATTTAGTAAACGGTTCCCTTTATGTTTGGCTTGATAATACTTGGGATAATGTAGGAAATATAAAAGGAGAAAAAGGAGACACAGGAGCAACTGGAGATAAAGGAGATACTGGTGATACCGGTGCTAAAGGAGACGCTGGTGAAACAGGACCTAAAGGTGATACGGGTGTTGGTAGTGATGAAGAAGCTGGATGGAAACTGCCAGTTGATGAAATAAGAACTACAAACACATTACCTACAGGTGTTAGTGCAGGTTATCGTGTAGCTATTGTCACTAGCTCAGTCATGGCCATTAAAGAGTATAACGGAAGTTCATGGGATACAGAATCTCTTGATTCATATTCAGTAATACCATTAAAACATTTTGGAGGAATACAAATGTATTTGGCAAAATCAACAGGACCAGTATACATGGGTGTTGAATATGGTGTATTTGGTAAATTCCGCTTTATGACTCAGTCAGCATATGATGCATTAAGTAGCTATGATGAGGATACAATTTATTTTGTAAGAAGTTCATAAGTGATAGTATGGAATTGTCAGATGAAATATTAACTGAGATTAGCTATGTTCAAATGTCAAAATACCGAATTAAAATAATGAAAACTTTGGAGGGTGATGTTAAAATACCCACAGTAATTGCTAAAGACTCTGGGATTAAGACAAATCATATTTCAAAAGTTCTTGCGGAGTTAAAAGCACATGAGCTAGTTGAATGTATTAATCCAGAAGTTAGAAAAGGCAGGTTGTATAGATTGACTGATAAAGGTGATGAAATAGTTAGGGGATTAAAAGAAGAATAAATTTATTGGTATGCTTTGGATCTATCTTCAATACGTCCAATGTATACACAGTTATCAACTACTTTAAAACAAATCCTATAATTTCCTTTTCGCGCCCGTTTATATTTAGGATAGCGTTTTACTTTTTTATAACGAATGTCTTCAGGGTTTTTTACAATTTCTCCTAATTGTTCACGGATTATTTTATAGGCAATTGGATTTTTCTTTTTATAATTTTTCAATTGTTTTAAAGCAGAGTGCTTAAATTCAAGTTCCATATTAATCATCTAGGTAAGCGTCAAGTTCATCTAATGAAGAAAAGTGAACTCCTTCTCCTTTTTCAAATTCTTTATCTGCTTCAATTAAATCTTTGATTTCCTGATACTCTTCATAATCATCTAAAACTTTGGAAATGATGTCATTAAATGAATCATTTTTATGGCCGATGTCTGCTAATCTTTCATGATTTAATAAACTGACTCTGATAGATTTTGTTTCCATTTTATATCACCAATTGTATGTTTGTTCTTGGATGTATATAAAGTTAACACAGTATACAATGTATACATTATCAACAAGGATTTAAATTACACTCTATAATTATATCAAAAACAAAGAATTTCACTTCATATTTGTTTTTAAAATATACATAGGTCATATCTGTTTCAATAACATTTTAATATAACTCTATTGTATTATTCCTATTCTATCAGTTATTTTTGATTTTTAATCATTAATGCAATCCTCACTAAATTTTAAAAAAAATAGCTATAATATAGTGATATTTATATATTATAAGTAATAAATTACATAATAAAGAATTTAAGTGGAGGACATATTTAATGGCAGATTCAATTATTTTACTTGAAGAGAGAAAAGAAGTTACAACTTTCTTATTGGATGAAGGTACCATCACTGCAACTACTGTAACAACTCCAACCGGAGAAACTCCAGGATATGAATATGCTGGAGACAAAGTTAAAGTTGATGATGCGGTAACATTATCAGCTAACTTAGATATTGGAAAACCAACTGTTAAAAAATATACTGCTGCTGAAGGTGAAATCATTTTAGGCATTGCAGTTAACGATCCGGTTACCATGACTGGCGGCAGAAGAAAAACCGCAATATTGGTATTAGGTCATTTATTCAGATTGAAATTAGCCTCAGGTTTGTCAAACATTGCCGTTAATGATAGGATAGCTTTAAGCAGTACTGGAGCCATCAAATCTCAAGACGGTGAGTTCATTGCAATGCATCCTGTGGAAAGTTCAGACGATTACAATTACATTGAAGTATTCAGACCATACGATATAACCTAAATGGAGGATAATTAATAATGATTACAAAGGGAAATGATACCAAAGTACAAAATGAGGTAATAGCTCAAACTATTACTGATGAATCAGCTAAAAGATTAAGATTAGCAAGGCTATTTCTAAAACAGGAAATCAAGGAAAATTCTGATTACTATACTTACTTCAGACAGAACATCAATCTTGATGAAGCTATTAAACGTGGCCTTTTGGGTGAGGCAAAAGACCTTGTGCCTGGTGCATCACTTCAGGAATTAAACATAAGAAAACCTGTAACTGACACAATCAGCATTGATACGGTAGGTGGTGTCTTAAACGTCAACAAGGATGTTTTTGACAGTGACAGAATATCCTTTGAGGACTTGCTTGCAGATGTAGCAACACTCATCGCCAACAAGATTGAATACAACATCTACGACACCATCGTCAGCTCACCTAAGGTTCCGAAATACAATACAACTCAAACCGAAGACACCATGGAGGCATTTGGCCAGTTCGTCATCAAGGCACAGGAAGCATTCAAGGGAAAATCCGGTGCAGGTGCTGATTTGACAATAATGGTCGAGTCATACAGGACATTAAGCTACATCAAACAGTTGGCTTATGTATCAAACAAGTCAGTGCAGCCTATAGAAGAGATACAGGCTTACTATGGTGTTGACAACATTGACTTTTTGGGAACAACCCATGCAGATGGCGGATCAATGCTCGGCGAAAAGGACTACATTGCATTTGACATCAGAAACGCTCCATTGACAGTACTTTATTCCAAATCTTCAGGAACCACTGTTGCGCCGATTACCTCTGATCCTGAAATTGCTGACTTCTATCCAATCATTGAAATCATGAGAAAGGACATCTATGATGAGCTTCCGCAATACACAAAGCTCTTCATACAAAGTAAAGTTGGAGTATTGTTAAATAAA harbors:
- a CDS encoding transcriptional regulator → MELSDEILTEISYVQMSKYRIKIMKTLEGDVKIPTVIAKDSGIKTNHISKVLAELKAHELVECINPEVRKGRLYRLTDKGDEIVRGLKEE
- a CDS encoding type II toxin-antitoxin system RelE/ParE family toxin produces the protein MELEFKHSALKQLKNYKKKNPIAYKIIREQLGEIVKNPEDIRYKKVKRYPKYKRARKGNYRICFKVVDNCVYIGRIEDRSKAYQ